The following coding sequences lie in one Mycobacterium sp. 050128 genomic window:
- a CDS encoding SDR family oxidoreductase — MTSVQGKVVLITGGARGIGAEVARRLRHKGAKLVLTDLDRAALDTLAAELGGDEHVLTAVADVRDLPAMQAVVDNAVQRFGGLDVAVANAGIASYGSVLQVDPEAFKRVLDVNLLGVFHTARAALPALIDRRGYLLIVSSLAAFAAAPGMASYDMSKAGNEHLANALRLEVAHRGVGIGVAHMSWIDTALVRDTKADLPAFTTLLKKLPWPLSKTTDVDSCATAFVKGIEGRKDRVYCPGWVVAFRWLKPVLSTRVGELPIRRTTAELMPQMDAEVAALGRSTSAYNQELGQP, encoded by the coding sequence ATGACATCGGTGCAGGGCAAAGTCGTTCTCATCACCGGGGGTGCCCGGGGAATCGGCGCCGAGGTCGCCCGCCGGCTGCGTCACAAGGGCGCCAAACTCGTGCTGACCGATCTCGACAGGGCCGCGCTGGACACCCTGGCCGCCGAGCTCGGCGGCGACGAGCACGTGCTGACGGCCGTCGCCGACGTGCGTGACCTGCCCGCCATGCAGGCCGTCGTCGACAACGCGGTGCAACGCTTCGGCGGCCTCGACGTTGCCGTGGCCAATGCCGGCATCGCCAGCTACGGCTCGGTGCTGCAGGTCGACCCGGAGGCATTCAAGCGGGTGCTGGATGTCAACCTGCTCGGCGTCTTTCACACCGCGCGCGCGGCGCTGCCCGCGCTGATCGACCGCCGCGGTTACCTCCTGATCGTGTCGTCTCTCGCGGCGTTCGCGGCGGCCCCGGGAATGGCGTCCTACGACATGTCGAAGGCCGGCAACGAGCACTTGGCCAACGCGCTGCGACTCGAGGTCGCTCATCGCGGCGTCGGCATCGGGGTGGCGCACATGTCGTGGATCGACACGGCTCTGGTGCGCGACACCAAGGCCGACCTGCCCGCGTTCACCACGCTGCTCAAGAAACTGCCGTGGCCGTTGAGCAAGACCACCGACGTGGACAGCTGCGCGACCGCCTTCGTCAAGGGCATCGAGGGCCGCAAGGACCGGGTCTACTGCCCGGGCTGGGTGGTCGCGTTCCGCTGGCTCAAGCCGGTGCTGTCCACCCGCGTCGGCGAACTCCCGATTCGCAGAACCACCGCGGAACTGATGCCCCAGATGGACGCCGAGGTTGCCGCGCTTGGCCGTTCCACCAGCGCCTACAACCAGGAGTTGGGCCAGCCCTAG
- the mshC gene encoding cysteine--1-D-myo-inosityl 2-amino-2-deoxy-alpha-D-glucopyranoside ligase produces the protein MQSWSPAEVPVVPGRGPELRLYDTSDRQVRPVAAGKTATMYVCGITPYDATHLGHAATYLAFDLIHRLWLDLGHDVHYVQNVTDVDDPLFERAARDGIDWRELGDREVQLFREDMAALRVLPPREYVGATEAIPEVVELVEKMLASGAAYVVDPEIGEYPDVYYRADATPQFGYESGYDRDTMLRLFAERGGDPDRAGKTDQLDALLWRAERPGEPSWASPFGAGRPGWHVECAAIALSRIGSGLDIQGGGRDLIFPHHEFTAAHAECVRGERRFARHYVHAGMIGWDGHKMSKSRGNLVLVSVLRAQGASPAAIRLGLLAGHYRADRSWSQQLLDESAARLQRWRTATMLPAGPDATDVIARVRKYLADDLDTPKAIAALDGWTTDALEYGGHDEGAPKSVATAIDALLGVEL, from the coding sequence ATGCAGTCGTGGTCTCCCGCAGAGGTTCCGGTGGTGCCCGGACGCGGCCCGGAGCTACGGCTTTACGACACCTCCGACCGCCAGGTCCGTCCGGTGGCGGCCGGGAAGACCGCAACCATGTACGTCTGCGGGATCACTCCGTACGACGCCACGCACCTGGGCCACGCGGCCACCTATCTCGCGTTCGACCTGATTCACCGGCTGTGGCTGGATCTGGGGCACGACGTGCACTACGTGCAGAACGTCACCGACGTCGACGACCCGCTGTTCGAGCGGGCCGCGCGCGACGGCATCGACTGGCGTGAGCTCGGCGATCGCGAGGTGCAGTTGTTCCGCGAGGACATGGCCGCGCTGCGGGTGTTGCCGCCGCGCGAGTATGTCGGCGCGACCGAAGCCATTCCCGAAGTGGTGGAGCTCGTCGAAAAGATGCTGGCGTCGGGGGCCGCGTACGTCGTCGACCCGGAAATTGGGGAATATCCGGACGTCTACTACCGCGCGGATGCCACGCCGCAGTTCGGCTACGAGTCGGGCTATGACCGCGACACCATGCTGCGGCTGTTCGCCGAGCGCGGCGGCGACCCCGACCGCGCCGGCAAGACCGATCAACTCGACGCGCTGCTGTGGCGGGCCGAGCGGCCCGGGGAGCCCAGCTGGGCTTCACCGTTCGGCGCCGGGCGGCCCGGTTGGCACGTCGAGTGCGCGGCGATCGCACTCAGCCGCATCGGCAGTGGCCTAGACATTCAGGGCGGCGGCCGCGACCTGATCTTCCCGCATCACGAATTCACTGCCGCGCACGCCGAATGTGTAAGGGGCGAAAGGCGATTCGCCCGGCACTATGTGCATGCCGGGATGATCGGCTGGGACGGGCACAAGATGTCGAAGAGCCGCGGCAACCTGGTGCTGGTGTCGGTGCTGCGCGCGCAAGGCGCCTCGCCGGCTGCCATTCGGCTCGGCCTGCTGGCCGGGCACTACCGCGCGGACCGGTCCTGGAGCCAGCAGCTGCTCGACGAGTCCGCCGCGCGGCTGCAGCGCTGGCGCACCGCGACGATGCTGCCCGCCGGCCCGGACGCCACCGACGTCATCGCCCGGGTGCGCAAGTACCTGGCCGACGACCTGGACACTCCCAAAGCGATTGCAGCACTTGACGGTTGGACCACAGACGCACTCGAGTACGGCGGACACGACGAGGGTGCGCCGAAGTCAGTGGCCACCGCAATCGATGCGCTGCTCGGCGTGGAACTGTAA
- a CDS encoding SCO1664 family protein: protein MTPLNNQNDDREVLRDGELTVLGRIRSASNATFLCEATLGDSTVHCVYKPISGEQPLWDFPDGTLAGRELAAYQVSAQLGWNLVPYTIIRHGPAGPGMLQLWVKQPGDEVDSDPRPGPDLVDLFPAGRQQPGYLPVLRAQDYRGDEVVLMHADDIRLWRMAVFDVLINNADRKGGHVLRDLEGHIYGVDHGVCLHVENKLRTVLWGWAGKPIDDQTCKAIAGLCDALGDEFGDALAGQITRTEIAALGMRAHALLDNPVMPVPNRHRPIPWPAF from the coding sequence ATGACCCCACTGAATAACCAGAATGACGATCGCGAGGTCCTGCGCGACGGCGAGCTGACCGTTCTCGGACGGATCCGCTCGGCCAGTAACGCCACGTTCCTGTGCGAGGCCACATTGGGCGACTCCACCGTGCACTGCGTCTACAAGCCGATCTCCGGCGAGCAGCCGCTGTGGGACTTCCCGGACGGGACGCTGGCCGGCCGCGAGCTTGCCGCGTACCAGGTGTCGGCACAGCTGGGCTGGAACCTGGTGCCCTACACCATCATTCGTCACGGTCCGGCGGGACCGGGCATGCTGCAGCTGTGGGTGAAGCAGCCCGGCGACGAGGTGGACAGCGATCCGCGGCCGGGGCCGGATCTGGTGGACCTGTTTCCCGCCGGTCGGCAGCAGCCGGGTTATCTGCCGGTACTGCGCGCCCAGGACTACCGCGGCGACGAGGTCGTTCTGATGCACGCCGACGACATTCGCCTGTGGCGGATGGCGGTGTTCGACGTGCTGATCAACAACGCCGACCGCAAGGGCGGGCACGTGCTGCGCGATCTCGAGGGCCACATCTACGGCGTCGACCACGGAGTGTGCCTGCACGTCGAGAACAAGCTGCGCACGGTGTTGTGGGGCTGGGCCGGCAAGCCGATCGACGATCAGACGTGCAAGGCCATTGCCGGCCTGTGCGACGCGCTGGGCGATGAATTCGGCGATGCGCTGGCTGGCCAGATCACCCGCACCGAGATCGCGGCGCTGGGCATGCGGGCGCACGCGCTGCTGGACAACCCGGTGATGCCCGTCCCCAATCGGCATCGCCCCATTCCCTGGCCCGCCTTTTAG
- a CDS encoding 3'(2'),5'-bisphosphate nucleotidase CysQ, translated as MTDAELAADLAADAGELLLKVREEVGFGHPWMLGDAGDSLANELILRRLRAERPDDAVLSEEAYDDLKRLKHDRVWIIDPVDGTREFSTPGRDDWAVHIALWQRPVDGRREITDAAVSLPARDNIVYRSDTVNDSQARVGIPHPLRIAVSATRPPAVLHRIRQSLAIQPVGIGSAGAKAMAIIDGDVDAYLHAGGQWEWDSAAPAGVVMAAGMHASRLDGSPMRYNQEDPYLPDFVMCRAEVAPILLAAIRDAWR; from the coding sequence ATGACTGACGCCGAATTGGCCGCCGATCTCGCCGCCGACGCCGGGGAGCTGCTGCTGAAAGTCCGCGAGGAGGTCGGCTTCGGTCATCCGTGGATGCTGGGCGACGCGGGTGACAGCCTGGCCAACGAGCTGATCCTGCGGCGGCTGCGGGCCGAGCGCCCCGACGATGCCGTGCTCAGCGAGGAAGCCTACGACGATCTGAAGCGGCTCAAGCACGACCGGGTGTGGATCATCGACCCGGTCGACGGCACCCGCGAGTTCTCCACCCCGGGGCGTGACGACTGGGCGGTACACATCGCGCTGTGGCAGCGTCCCGTCGATGGCCGGCGCGAAATCACCGATGCGGCAGTCTCTTTGCCGGCGCGGGACAACATCGTGTATCGCAGCGACACCGTGAACGACAGCCAGGCGCGGGTCGGCATTCCGCACCCGCTGCGCATCGCCGTCAGCGCCACCCGGCCACCGGCCGTGCTGCACCGCATCCGGCAGTCGCTGGCGATCCAGCCGGTGGGGATCGGTTCGGCGGGCGCCAAGGCGATGGCCATCATCGACGGCGACGTCGACGCCTATCTGCACGCCGGCGGTCAATGGGAGTGGGATTCGGCGGCGCCGGCCGGGGTGGTGATGGCGGCGGGGATGCACGCGTCGCGGCTGGACGGCTCGCCGATGCGCTACAACCAGGAAGACCCGTACCTGCCCGACTTCGTCATGTGCCGTGCGGAGGTAGCGCCGATCCTGCTCGCGGCCATCCGCGACGCGTGGCGCTGA